Genomic DNA from Gemmatimonadota bacterium:
CCGCCGCGAAACGGCCTAGATGCGCGTAGCGCGTGCTGTAGCCGCCAGGGTGATGCAGGACGACGACGTTGCCGTAACCGCCGTCGCGCGCCGCGAACGCCACCGTGCCGTCCCCCGTAGCGTGCACGGGCGTGCCGTACGCCGCACCAAAGTCGGTGCCCAGGTGCGCACGGTAGATGCCCAGCAGAGGGTGATACCGGTTCCACGAGAAAGAAGACGTCACGCGCGAGAATTCGAGCGGCGAGCGCCGGAACGCCAGCCACAAGGACTGGCCATCGCGGTCGTAATAGCCGCCGCCCGCCTTCCCCAGATCGAAGTGTACGGCGGAGTACGTCCGCCCCTGGTTCTCGATCTCCGCGATCAGGATGCGACGCCGCCGCGTGCTGCCATCCTCGCGCCGCTCCCGCTCGTAGACCAGCCGGTAGCGGTCGCCGGGGCGAATGTCATGCGAGAAGTCCAGCCGGTAGGCGTAGATGTCGTTGGCTAGCTGCGCCACCACCTGCGCGCGCTCCCGCGCAGACAGCGTCAGCTCGTCGTCCATCGCGATCGCCTCGTACAGCGTGCGCCCGGCCTCGATCGTGCCCGCGATGTAGACGGTGTCCACATAAATGGCAGCCAGCACCAGGTCGCCGCTCCAGCCAATGATGCTGCGCGCCAGACGCACCGTGCTGTCCGCATTGACCCGCACGTCAATCGAGCGCAGCTCGTCCGTCGCCGCCCAGCGGCGAACCGTCACTTCCGTGCCGCTCACCAGCCAGCGGGGGTCCTTG
This window encodes:
- a CDS encoding M23 family metallopeptidase; this encodes MNAYRAMGLVLLCGFGFGAFSMVLPREPHGARENAPLLEAVYAAPAERVDTHVLRGGENLTKVLGRSGITGTELWDLLLALREHKDPRWLVSGTEVTVRRWAATDELRSIDVRVNADSTVRLARSIIGWSGDLVLAAIYVDTVYIAGTIEAGRTLYEAIAMDDELTLSARERAQVVAQLANDIYAYRLDFSHDIRPGDRYRLVYERERREDGSTRRRRILIAEIENQGRTYSAVHFDLGKAGGGYYDRDGQSLWLAFRRSPLEFSRVTSSFSWNRYHPLLGIYRAHLGTDFGAAYGTPVHATGDGTVAFAARDGGYGNVVVLHHPGGYSTRYAHLGRFAA